The Victivallis sp. Marseille-Q1083 genome has a window encoding:
- a CDS encoding BatA domain-containing protein — protein MSFSHPWLLSLGGLIVLLGIFYFLKVRPERHGTALLFLWESVVPDKKYSALFRRLRDLWSFLLMASAFALITLALAGLHGNAGADRRDLLMVVDLSPSMAVEHAGVSRREEVRLALAGIIENLADGQRMTLAAASGASLTVVQNATDNRRALRRALESLSVGDEPLKPAALELLQYWRAALPDGRLVLWSDGGFTRRNAFELPAALELGKVGCPVDNVGIVNLELLRLPDGALQSWVEIFSGNDQPVELELVIAEGAPEAERQRLHLAIQPGGQRIPLLPIPAAQAGLWYYRLELPERDALAADNEVVAVLPAVPQFEVACLGNSPALRRLFRTWLAGGPFRASGGTPQLIIGSGSVEPVEHCNHYIVWAPEGESAWWQETADAAAETAILEVRQPEHPAMRWCDIDGIEVGGVRPLRPPDNALVLAESADGLPLIYLTEQAGRRIYVLNFDPESADFALRLAFPVLNGSMAMELLGNRQSPAGLYRIGDRLPGTGGVLQTPSGRTIAIDDAGVRLTESGIYTLQRGAVSYRLAAALLDRTTSDTDNSAVVSTVQALNAGPSLLRWLFVAALLLLGVEEWLYHWRKVG, from the coding sequence ATGAGTTTTTCTCATCCGTGGTTGTTGAGTCTGGGCGGCCTGATCGTGTTGCTCGGTATTTTTTACTTTCTGAAGGTCCGGCCGGAACGCCATGGCACAGCACTGTTGTTCCTGTGGGAAAGCGTGGTGCCGGACAAAAAATACAGTGCGTTGTTCCGGCGCCTGCGGGATTTGTGGAGTTTTCTGCTGATGGCGTCGGCATTTGCGCTGATTACGCTGGCGCTGGCCGGCCTGCACGGCAACGCCGGCGCCGACCGCCGGGACCTGTTGATGGTTGTCGATTTGAGTCCGTCGATGGCGGTGGAACACGCCGGCGTTTCGCGTCGGGAAGAGGTTCGGCTGGCGCTGGCTGGCATCATCGAAAACCTGGCGGACGGCCAGCGGATGACTTTGGCGGCCGCGTCCGGCGCCAGTTTGACGGTTGTGCAGAATGCAACCGACAACCGCCGGGCGCTGCGCCGGGCGCTGGAATCCCTGTCCGTCGGGGATGAGCCGCTGAAACCGGCTGCGCTGGAATTGCTGCAGTACTGGCGGGCCGCTTTGCCGGATGGCCGGCTCGTCTTGTGGTCGGACGGCGGTTTCACGCGACGGAACGCTTTCGAGTTGCCGGCCGCGCTGGAGTTGGGTAAGGTCGGATGTCCGGTTGATAATGTCGGAATCGTCAATCTGGAGTTGTTGCGGTTGCCGGATGGCGCCTTGCAAAGCTGGGTAGAAATTTTCTCCGGCAATGACCAGCCGGTGGAGTTGGAGCTGGTGATCGCCGAAGGAGCGCCGGAAGCGGAGCGCCAGCGGCTGCATCTCGCCATCCAGCCGGGCGGACAGCGGATTCCGCTGCTGCCGATCCCGGCCGCCCAGGCCGGTCTGTGGTATTATCGTCTCGAATTGCCGGAGCGGGATGCGCTTGCCGCGGACAATGAAGTCGTTGCCGTTTTGCCGGCCGTGCCGCAGTTCGAAGTCGCCTGCCTCGGCAATTCGCCGGCCCTCCGGCGGCTGTTCCGCACCTGGCTGGCCGGCGGCCCGTTCCGGGCTTCCGGCGGGACACCGCAGTTGATAATCGGTTCCGGTTCGGTTGAGCCGGTTGAACATTGCAATCACTATATCGTCTGGGCTCCGGAAGGCGAATCAGCGTGGTGGCAGGAGACGGCCGATGCCGCCGCCGAAACGGCGATTCTGGAAGTGCGCCAGCCGGAACATCCGGCGATGCGCTGGTGCGACATCGACGGGATTGAAGTCGGCGGCGTTCGTCCGCTTCGTCCGCCGGATAACGCATTGGTGTTGGCGGAATCGGCCGACGGACTGCCGCTTATTTATCTGACCGAACAGGCCGGCCGGCGAATTTATGTGCTGAACTTCGATCCGGAATCGGCCGATTTTGCCTTGCGTTTGGCTTTTCCGGTTCTCAATGGCAGCATGGCGATGGAATTGTTGGGAAATCGGCAGTCGCCTGCCGGCCTTTACCGGATTGGCGACCGGTTGCCGGGGACCGGCGGCGTGTTGCAAACGCCGTCCGGCCGGACAATTGCCATCGACGATGCCGGCGTTCGCCTGACCGAAAGCGGTATTTATACGTTGCAGCGCGGCGCTGTTTCCTATCGCTTGGCGGCGGCGTTGCTGGATCGGACCACCAGCGACACTGACAATTCCGCGGTCGTTTCGACGGTTCAGGCGTTGAATGCCGGGCCGTCGCTGTTGCGTTGGCTGTTCGTCGCCGCCCTGTTGCTGTTGGGGGTGGAAGAGTGGCTGTATCACTGGCGGAAAGTGGGGTGA
- a CDS encoding DUF58 domain-containing protein has product MLLTDAEFVRKLDMLSLLARRMVSGPLKADRRTRRAGSGSTFADYSEYHSGDDFSAIDWNIFARLETLVIKLFELEEDARVYLLLDLSRSMARKLSYARQLAAAVGYIALNRLDYLSVFGMADQLKVLMPPGHGRERIMPFLKLLEQTDCFGTANDFDACVKSLLSRCRRPGICLLLSDFFLPGGYERGFDALRWSGHEIFCLEIIDPADERCEWRGDIELECVESGAARALTIGAAEAAAFTVAVRRWREQFHRDCKKRGIGWAEAVITLPFETVIRELLKKRGVA; this is encoded by the coding sequence ATGCTGCTGACCGACGCGGAATTCGTCCGGAAACTGGACATGCTGTCGCTGCTGGCGCGCCGGATGGTCAGCGGGCCGTTGAAAGCGGACCGCCGGACCCGACGGGCCGGCTCCGGTTCCACCTTTGCCGATTACAGCGAATATCACAGTGGCGACGATTTTTCCGCCATCGACTGGAATATCTTCGCCCGGCTGGAAACGCTGGTCATCAAGCTTTTCGAACTGGAGGAGGATGCCAGAGTCTATCTGTTGCTGGATTTGAGCCGTTCCATGGCGCGCAAATTGTCTTATGCCCGGCAACTGGCCGCCGCAGTCGGCTACATTGCGCTCAATCGATTGGACTATCTGTCGGTCTTCGGCATGGCCGATCAACTGAAAGTCCTGATGCCGCCCGGCCACGGCCGGGAACGGATCATGCCGTTTTTGAAACTGCTCGAACAGACCGACTGTTTCGGGACGGCCAACGATTTCGACGCTTGTGTCAAAAGTTTGCTGTCGCGCTGCCGGCGGCCCGGCATCTGCCTCCTGCTGTCCGACTTTTTCCTGCCGGGCGGTTATGAACGCGGTTTCGACGCGTTGCGCTGGAGCGGCCATGAAATTTTCTGCCTGGAAATCATCGATCCGGCTGATGAGCGGTGCGAATGGCGCGGCGATATCGAGCTTGAATGCGTCGAAAGCGGTGCGGCCCGGGCCTTGACCATCGGAGCCGCCGAGGCGGCCGCTTTCACCGTCGCCGTACGGCGGTGGCGCGAACAGTTTCATCGCGACTGTAAAAAACGCGGCATCGGCTGGGCGGAAGCGGTCATCACCCTGCCGTTTGAAACGGTTATCCGGGAGCTGTTGAAAAAGCGCGGGGTGGCTTGA
- a CDS encoding MoxR family ATPase, protein MSDSDSQAATRAAVTEFSTMFQTLQREITKFIAGQDEVVERLLIAIVAGGHVLLEGVPGLGKTALVSTAAKAMNLNFKRIQFTPDLLPADLLGTHILLEQPSGREFVFQPGPIFTNLLLADEINRATPKTQSALLEVMQERTVTVGNQTHRLALPYFVLATQNPLEMDGTYPLPEAQLDRFFFKLCVGMPPMSALATILERTAGVDAPEINPVADGKAILRMGEIARQVPIADSVRDYLLRIILATHPEQSGASAAVRQFVRYGASIRAAQTVLAAARIKALLSGRYHVAHEDIDAMVVPAMRHRIILNFEGQAADISIEAILQELVKAEAGKN, encoded by the coding sequence ATGAGTGACAGCGACAGCCAAGCGGCAACCCGGGCGGCAGTGACGGAATTTTCGACTATGTTTCAAACCCTGCAGCGGGAGATCACCAAATTCATCGCCGGCCAGGACGAAGTGGTGGAGCGGCTGCTCATCGCCATCGTCGCCGGCGGCCATGTGTTGCTGGAGGGAGTTCCCGGCCTCGGCAAAACCGCCTTGGTCAGCACTGCCGCCAAGGCGATGAATCTGAACTTCAAACGCATTCAGTTCACCCCGGATCTGCTGCCGGCCGATCTGCTGGGAACCCATATTCTGCTGGAACAGCCTTCCGGCAGGGAATTCGTCTTCCAGCCCGGTCCGATTTTCACCAATCTGCTGCTGGCCGACGAAATCAACCGGGCGACGCCGAAAACCCAGTCGGCGTTGCTGGAAGTAATGCAGGAGAGAACCGTGACGGTCGGCAACCAGACCCACCGGCTGGCTTTGCCCTATTTCGTGTTGGCCACCCAGAATCCGTTGGAGATGGACGGCACTTACCCGCTGCCGGAGGCCCAGCTCGACCGTTTCTTTTTCAAATTGTGCGTCGGTATGCCGCCGATGTCGGCTCTGGCGACCATTCTCGAACGGACTGCCGGAGTGGATGCTCCGGAAATCAATCCGGTGGCCGACGGCAAGGCAATCCTCCGAATGGGCGAAATCGCCCGGCAGGTGCCGATTGCCGATTCGGTGCGGGATTACCTGCTGCGCATCATTCTGGCCACCCATCCGGAACAGTCCGGCGCATCGGCAGCCGTCCGGCAATTCGTCCGGTACGGTGCTTCGATCCGGGCCGCGCAGACGGTTCTGGCCGCCGCCAGAATCAAAGCATTGCTCTCCGGCCGTTATCACGTGGCGCACGAGGATATCGACGCGATGGTCGTGCCGGCGATGCGTCACCGCATCATTCTGAATTTCGAGGGACAGGCGGCGGATATTTCCATCGAGGCGATTCTGCAGGAACTGGTGAAAGCCGAGGCGGGAAAGAATTGA